The DNA window TTTATGAGTCCATTTATGTTTTTCCAATACCTCGAGTGCTCCCGTGACTACCCTGGTCTCTCTATGAATCTGCCCATGACCATGGATATTGCTTGAAAGGGTTGACCCAAGAACTTCCATGCAACAAAAATATCACTATGATCATATTCAAAACTAATCATATTTATCCATctaaaaatgttaaaattaatGTCAATACGTGATATAACTTACATGCAAAAGAATGTTGCTTACATTATTCCATTCTAATCATATGCTATATCATGCAAAAATGTTAAAACACGTCAATACATTATAGACTTAAAACATATCAATCACTACAATGACATATGATAAGTTTCTCCTCGAATGTGTTGTAGCTGTTGCTTCAAAGAAACCTAGAAAGGGTTCTTGTGTGCAACTAGACAGGTCAAAGTAATTTTGTTTCAATTTCGAATGGTCGAAATCCATTTTACCTCTTTCTCTTCATGCGTACGGTAAAACCCGAATCAGGATGCACATGCATAATTATTTTCTACTGCTAAGGTAAAACATTATCTGCAAATTAACAGCTTTTTTAATATGGATACTGAAACCCTAGTAGATAGCTAAACTAGAGTTGGATATAAAGACCAACTACTAGTAAAACCCTAATAGACGAACTACTAGAGCTATTATTCATGCTGTTTTATAGCTTTGAAGAAATGTTGACATTCTCTTTGAATTAAGTGTGATTCTTCTTTGACAGTGCATTTTCTTTCAAACGGATCTCTAAGGTACCTTGACGTTTATCAGTTGGTTGGACAAATTATTGGACCATTCTCTCTTCCATATATATTCGTTTTTCTCACATTTGGCAAAGGATTCTTGTCTGCCTTTTACAGTTGCAGCAGGATTCTTGTCTGCCTTATACAGTTGCAGCTTTTGCTCATAATCTTTCAGAGCTTTCAaacttttgtttatcttagGAGTTGCGTTAATTGATTTTTGTTTCTAATAGTTTTCTACTTCTTGTTAGAGTATGACTTCATATCTCCTGTAATTTATtgtatctttattttatttttttctttccatataTTCACAATAATGTATATTTCCGTGATAGGATACTGAAGTGAAAGTAATATTGTTGTTCTAATTAACAACCCATTTATCCTTCCCCACTAAACCACTACAAGAATCTTCTCAAAAAGCACTTATACAAGTAACACAATGCTTCACATAATGCTGCACCCGTTCGGATTTTCGTCGCTGAACATCACGAAGGAATCGGACTGCTGCGGCGAATTATACTCCGGCGGCGACGGGTAATACTGCGGATACGAGTCCGAATGATAGGACCTGAGCTCACTCTCAGCAGCCACACTTTGAGACGCATAAGTGTAAGAGTGTGCGTGAGGTAGTGGTGCAGCATACTGGGATGCACCGTAGCTCCTGGCGGGGTAGGCCGTATTGAAGTTCATAGCTTGGAGGGGAAGCCCGCTGTAGTTCTGCCTGGGATACTGGTACTCATACATCTGCTGATGTGGAGCCATGTGATTGGCTGGAGCTGGTGCTGAAGCCGGAGCCGGAGCAAGAGCTGGAGCAAAATTAGGGCCTTGAGTACCAGATGGAAGCATGTAAGGCCCCTGAGGCATAGGAGGCCCACGTCGTACATTGCCTTGATTTGGTGGTGATCCAGTGCGTGGAGGAGCAGCATCACCACATTGGTCAACCTCATCTGAATCATCAGCATTGGCCTTCCCCTTTGGCcccttcttgttcttcttagTTCCACTGCTACTAGGGCCGCCGCCGCCTCCACTTTTATCAACCTCACAATTACTGTCATCTTCATCGTCATCCCCACCAAAACACTTCTCCGCCGCAGCCGGCTGTCCAGACATGTTCACAGGCTTCCCCTGCTTCACCACCTCAAGCTTTACCTCTTTACCCTTTCCA is part of the Malus domestica chromosome 12, GDT2T_hap1 genome and encodes:
- the LOC103450909 gene encoding heavy metal-associated isoprenylated plant protein 36-like translates to MPTAEAKPEQPKGSEEVFQPPLNYKIWVLKVPIHCEGCKKKVAKILKKIDGVYKTEFDGNIGKENKVTVTGNVEPEILIKKLAKGGKYAEMWPCQKANNSNNSNDKKKNKEKNKEKQQGEDTQGSEDGNHGGTGGGGSCDNERETVEADVVQVQDNRGKKNKGGSGAGGSKTPEGVNAVKVNEGDGAPAKSGGGGKGKEVKLEVVKQGKPVNMSGQPAAAEKCFGGDDDEDDSNCEVDKSGGGGGPSSSGTKKNKKGPKGKANADDSDEVDQCGDAAPPRTGSPPNQGNVRRGPPMPQGPYMLPSGTQGPNFAPALAPAPASAPAPANHMAPHQQMYEYQYPRQNYSGLPLQAMNFNTAYPARSYGASQYAAPLPHAHSYTYASQSVAAESELRSYHSDSYPQYYPSPPEYNSPQQSDSFVMFSDENPNGCSIM